Below is a genomic region from Deinococcus koreensis.
CGAAGGGCAGCGAGCAGGCGTCGCCCTGCACGAAGGACAGCTGCTCCAGGCCCGCCGCCTTGGCCCGCGCGACCTCCAGCATCCCGGCCGACAGGTCGGCGCCCACCACCCGGCCGGACGGCCCCACGGCCCCGGCCAGGGCCAGCGCGACGTGGCCCGTGCCGGTCATGACGTCCAGCACGGCGTCTCCAGGCTGCACCTTCACCGCGCCGGCCAGGAACTGCGCCGTCAGGGCCAGAAACCCCATCCGGTCGTACGAGGCCGCCAGGCCATCGAACTGTCGCTGGTTGTGCCGTTCCCGTTCCCCCAGGGTGTCCATGGTTCACTGTACGCCTGCGCCCCGGGCGTACGCTGCAGCCATGAAACACATTCCCAGCCACGCCTTCACGGCCCGCGCCGCGCCCGGTGACTTCTTCACGGGCGAGGTCTGGATGGAGCCCCAGGCGCCGGACATCGTGCGCGTGACCTTCACCCCCGGCGCCCGCACCGCCTGGCACACGCACCCGCAGGGCCAGACCCTGCTGATCCTGGCGGGGCGGGGCCGGGTGCAGCAGCGCGGCGCGGCCGCCTTCGACGTCACGGCCGGCGACGTGGTGCAGATCGACCCCGGCGAGGAACACTGGCACGGCGCCGCGCCCGACGCCCTGATGACCCACCTCGCCATCCAGGCGGGCGAGACGGTCTGGCTCCGGCACGTGACGGACGAGGAATACGGCCCTTAGGCTCCCAGCGTCAGGAACCCAGCACCGCCTGCACCTGTGCGACCCGCTCGCTCACCGTGCCGCGCAGCACCGTATACGGCACCCCGCGCGTGCCCAGCTCCTGCCGGATGAAGGCCTGCTGCACTCCCCGCACCTCCGTGTTCGCCCGCCAGCCGTCCTGCTCGTGCGGAAGATCCGTGTCGCACAGGAAGGTGTGGGCGTAGCGGGCGCGGCACTCGTCGGCCAGGGCGTGTAATTCCGGCAGGGCCGTGCCGGTCAGAAGATACGACCACATCAGGGTGGTGGCGGCGTG
It encodes:
- a CDS encoding cupin domain-containing protein, with the translated sequence MKHIPSHAFTARAAPGDFFTGEVWMEPQAPDIVRVTFTPGARTAWHTHPQGQTLLILAGRGRVQQRGAAAFDVTAGDVVQIDPGEEHWHGAAPDALMTHLAIQAGETVWLRHVTDEEYGP